Proteins from a genomic interval of Geodermatophilus obscurus DSM 43160:
- a CDS encoding sigma-70 family RNA polymerase sigma factor, protein MGLVSSPGRRVGDGPAGADLVLRIRAGDRSAVDELYDRYSRPAFALARRILADDVLAEDVVQDVFLSVWRDPGAFDAARGSFSSWLLAMVHHKAVDAVRREESHRRRQTRAEEDLVLSTPTSSRDVEDEAWSRVVSEQVRGALSALPAPQREALTLAYYGGYTQREVAALTSTPLGTVKTRMLAGMRRLREELGGAAGVARGGAVGESAPVDGTSR, encoded by the coding sequence ATGGGCCTCGTGAGCAGTCCGGGACGGCGTGTCGGGGACGGCCCGGCGGGCGCCGACCTGGTCCTGCGCATCCGCGCAGGCGACAGGAGTGCCGTCGACGAGCTGTACGACCGGTACAGCCGCCCGGCCTTCGCGCTCGCGCGGCGGATCCTCGCCGACGACGTCCTGGCCGAGGACGTGGTGCAGGACGTGTTCCTCAGCGTCTGGCGGGACCCGGGGGCCTTCGACGCCGCCCGCGGCTCCTTCTCCTCCTGGCTCCTCGCGATGGTGCACCACAAGGCCGTCGACGCCGTCCGCCGGGAGGAGTCGCACCGCCGCAGGCAGACGCGAGCGGAGGAGGACCTGGTCCTCTCCACCCCGACGTCGTCACGGGACGTGGAGGACGAGGCCTGGAGCAGGGTGGTGTCCGAGCAGGTGCGCGGCGCGTTGAGCGCACTGCCGGCTCCCCAGCGGGAGGCACTCACCCTGGCCTACTACGGCGGCTACACACAGCGGGAGGTCGCGGCGTTGACCAGCACGCCGCTGGGCACGGTGAAGACGCGCATGCTCGCCGGGATGCGCCGGCTCCGGGAGGAGCTCGGCGGCGCCGCGGGTGTCGCCCGGGGCGGCGCGGTCGGCGAGTCCGCGCCGGTGGACGGGACGAGCCGGTGA
- the rpsA gene encoding 30S ribosomal protein S1, protein MTSTQVRPNSTPQVAVNDIGTAEDFLAAIDQTIKYFNDGDIVEGVIVKVDRDEVLLDIGYKTEGVIPSRELSIKHDVDPNEVVSVGDEVEALVLQKEDKEGRLILSKKRAQYERAWGTIEAKKEADEVVTGTVIEVVKGGLILDIGLRGFLPASLVEMRRVRDLQPYVGRELEAKIIELDKNRNNVVLSRRQWLEQTQSEVRSEFLNKLAKGQVRTGVVSSIVNFGAFVDLGGVDGLVHVSELSWKHIDHPSEVVEVGQEVTVEVLDVDLDRERVSLSLKATQEDPWRQFARTHQIGQVVPGKVTKLVPFGAFVRVDEGIEGLVHISELAERHVEIPEQVVQVGDEILVKVIDIDLDRRRISLSLKQANEGVVGDEDTFDPAAYGMSASYDEQGNYIYPEGFDAETGEWLEGYDEARETWERQYAEAQARYEAHRKQIAAAKEADAEAAAGGNYSSGGEVEASGDTSGGTLASDEALAALRAKLAGGE, encoded by the coding sequence ATGACCTCCACCCAGGTCCGTCCTAACAGCACCCCCCAGGTCGCCGTCAACGACATCGGCACCGCCGAGGACTTCCTCGCCGCCATCGACCAGACGATCAAGTACTTCAACGACGGCGACATCGTCGAAGGCGTCATCGTCAAGGTCGACCGGGACGAGGTGCTGCTGGACATCGGCTACAAGACCGAGGGCGTCATCCCCTCGCGCGAGCTGTCCATCAAGCATGACGTCGACCCCAACGAGGTCGTCAGCGTCGGCGACGAGGTGGAAGCCCTCGTCCTCCAGAAGGAGGACAAGGAAGGCCGCCTGATCCTGTCCAAGAAGCGCGCCCAGTACGAGCGCGCCTGGGGCACGATCGAGGCGAAGAAGGAAGCCGACGAGGTCGTCACCGGCACCGTCATCGAGGTCGTCAAGGGTGGCCTCATCCTCGACATCGGCCTGCGCGGGTTCCTCCCCGCCTCGCTGGTCGAGATGCGCCGCGTGCGCGACCTGCAGCCCTACGTGGGCCGCGAGCTCGAGGCCAAGATCATCGAGCTCGACAAGAACCGCAACAACGTCGTCCTCTCCCGCCGGCAGTGGCTGGAGCAGACCCAGTCCGAGGTCCGCAGCGAGTTCCTCAACAAGCTCGCCAAGGGCCAGGTCCGCACCGGCGTCGTCTCCTCGATCGTCAACTTCGGCGCGTTCGTGGACCTGGGTGGGGTCGACGGCCTGGTGCACGTCTCCGAGCTGTCCTGGAAGCACATCGACCACCCGTCCGAGGTCGTCGAGGTCGGCCAGGAGGTCACCGTCGAGGTCCTCGACGTCGACCTGGACCGGGAACGGGTCTCGCTGTCGCTGAAGGCGACGCAGGAGGACCCGTGGCGTCAGTTCGCCCGGACCCACCAGATCGGCCAGGTCGTGCCCGGCAAGGTCACCAAGCTGGTGCCCTTCGGTGCGTTCGTCCGCGTCGACGAGGGCATCGAGGGTCTGGTGCACATCTCCGAGCTGGCCGAGCGCCACGTGGAGATCCCCGAGCAGGTCGTGCAGGTCGGCGACGAGATCCTGGTCAAGGTCATCGACATCGACCTCGACCGCCGTCGGATCTCGCTGTCGCTCAAGCAGGCAAACGAGGGCGTCGTCGGCGACGAGGACACCTTCGACCCGGCCGCCTACGGCATGTCCGCGTCCTACGACGAGCAGGGCAACTACATCTACCCCGAGGGCTTCGACGCCGAGACCGGCGAGTGGCTCGAGGGCTACGACGAGGCCCGCGAGACGTGGGAGCGGCAGTACGCCGAGGCCCAGGCCCGCTACGAGGCGCACCGCAAGCAGATCGCGGCGGCCAAGGAGGCCGATGCCGAGGCCGCGGCCGGTGGCAACTACTCCAGCGGCGGCGAGGTCGAGGCCAGCGGCGACACCTCCGGCGGGACGCTCGCCAGCGACGAGGCGCTCGCCGCGCTGCGGGCCAAGCTGGCCGGCGGCGAGTGA
- a CDS encoding SsgA family sporulation/cell division regulator, translating into MINRATPGYTCPTTLHLVGPQSWTEVPALLSYEIRDPFAVRITFGDHAEEDGISWLVGRDLLHAGLDQPAGEGDVRLWPSRTSGDVLFLHLRAPSGEALFEVSRGTVAGFLQLTASVVPFGEESSVLQVDGELAALLSNGGADPTGR; encoded by the coding sequence ATGATCAACCGCGCCACGCCCGGGTACACGTGTCCGACGACGCTGCACCTGGTCGGCCCGCAGTCGTGGACCGAGGTCCCCGCGCTGCTGAGCTACGAGATCCGCGACCCCTTCGCCGTGCGGATCACCTTCGGCGACCACGCCGAGGAGGACGGCATCTCCTGGCTCGTGGGTCGCGACCTGCTCCACGCCGGCCTCGACCAGCCGGCGGGCGAGGGGGACGTGCGGCTGTGGCCGTCACGGACGTCGGGCGACGTCCTCTTCCTGCACCTGCGCGCACCCTCGGGTGAGGCGCTGTTCGAGGTCTCCCGCGGCACGGTCGCCGGGTTCCTGCAGCTGACCGCCAGCGTCGTCCCTTTCGGCGAGGAGTCCTCGGTCCTCCAGGTGGACGGCGAGCTGGCCGCCCTGCTGTCCAACGGCGGTGCCGACCCCACGGGTAGGTGA
- the coaE gene encoding dephospho-CoA kinase, giving the protein MLRIGLTGGIGSGKSTVAGLLAARGARIVDADRIAREVVEPGTPGLEAVVAAFGQEVLTPEGALDRPALAAVVFADPDARRRLDGIVHPLVRARATELVAAAPPDAVVVQDVPLLVETGQAGSYDLVLVVEADLDTRVRRLVGRGLAEDDARARIAAQASDEQRRAVADVVLDNSGSVEDLEAQVDRFWAERVAPVLG; this is encoded by the coding sequence GTGCTGCGGATCGGGCTGACCGGCGGGATCGGATCGGGCAAGAGCACCGTGGCCGGGCTGCTCGCCGCCCGCGGCGCGCGGATCGTGGACGCCGACCGCATCGCCCGCGAGGTCGTCGAGCCGGGGACGCCGGGTCTCGAGGCCGTCGTCGCGGCGTTCGGCCAGGAGGTGCTCACCCCCGAGGGCGCCCTGGACCGTCCGGCCCTGGCCGCGGTCGTGTTCGCCGACCCCGACGCCCGCCGCCGGCTGGACGGCATCGTGCACCCGCTCGTCCGGGCGCGGGCCACCGAGCTGGTCGCCGCTGCGCCGCCGGACGCGGTGGTGGTGCAGGACGTGCCGCTGCTCGTCGAGACCGGTCAGGCCGGCTCGTACGACCTGGTGCTCGTCGTGGAGGCCGACCTGGACACCCGGGTGCGGCGGCTCGTCGGCCGGGGGCTGGCCGAGGACGACGCCCGCGCCCGGATCGCCGCGCAGGCCAGCGACGAGCAGCGCCGCGCCGTGGCCGACGTCGTGCTGGACAACAGCGGCAGCGTCGAGGACCTGGAGGCGCAGGTGGACCGCTTCTGGGCCGAGCGCGTGGCGCCCGTCCTCGGCTGA